A single window of Selenomonas sputigena DNA harbors:
- the ruvC gene encoding crossover junction endodeoxyribonuclease RuvC encodes MLALGIDPGTAICGFGFVSSEGSRLVPHAYGALTTSPKARMEDRLMKLYDGLDALIKEYKPDVMGIEQLFFNRNVTTAIPVGQARGVVLLAAAKNGLEIAEHTPLQVKQAVTGYGKARKEQVIYMVSKLLHLAKPPKPDDVADALAVAICTTHCMASAAWRNRL; translated from the coding sequence ATGCTGGCGCTGGGCATTGATCCGGGCACGGCGATCTGCGGCTTTGGCTTCGTGTCCTCGGAGGGAAGCCGTCTCGTGCCGCATGCATACGGCGCTCTGACGACGAGTCCCAAGGCTCGCATGGAAGACAGGCTCATGAAGCTCTACGATGGGCTTGACGCCTTGATCAAGGAATATAAGCCCGACGTCATGGGCATCGAGCAGCTTTTCTTCAACCGCAATGTCACGACGGCGATTCCCGTCGGGCAGGCGCGTGGCGTCGTGCTTCTGGCTGCGGCCAAGAATGGCTTGGAAATCGCGGAGCATACGCCGTTGCAGGTCAAGCAGGCGGTGACGGGTTATGGCAAGGCGCGGAAGGAACAGGTCATCTACATGGTCTCAAAGCTTCTGCACCTCGCGAAACCGCCAAAACCCGATGATGTGGCGGATGCGCTTGCCGTAGCCATCTGCACGACGCACTGCATGGCGAGTGCCGCCTGGCGCAATCGCCTGTAG
- a CDS encoding DUF871 domain-containing protein translates to MQTGISIYPGLDNTPKENLQLIESAAKLGITRIFTSLHIPETDHSALKEEFSTIVQAARSHDMEIISDISPETLELLGMRHFSLSAFQFMGIHTLRIDYGYGAARVADLSRNTQNMRIQLNASTITGKFLTDLLQENANFDNIDALHNFYPREGTGLAEATLVRKTAMLHKAGISVGAFVPCHFRRRSPLRCGLPTLEMHRDFPLSLAARHLAAIGMDSIFIGDSLPSQGELETLAVIKENCVTMRAELSLREPVQEDLLAHVFTARLDEARDAVRAQESRALLKEMGKDILPQNQKMRPYGAITLDNKDYGRYMGELQIIKHPQPADARVNVAALIPEEEQFLINYIIPGKKFSFHLDDE, encoded by the coding sequence ATGCAGACAGGAATCTCCATTTATCCCGGCCTTGACAACACCCCGAAAGAAAATCTTCAACTCATTGAGTCTGCCGCCAAACTTGGCATCACGCGCATATTCACCTCCTTGCATATCCCAGAGACGGATCACAGCGCTCTCAAGGAGGAATTCAGCACCATTGTGCAGGCGGCCCGCAGTCACGACATGGAGATCATCTCCGACATCTCGCCTGAGACGCTCGAACTTCTCGGCATGCGCCACTTCTCTCTCTCCGCATTCCAATTCATGGGCATCCATACCCTGCGCATCGACTACGGTTACGGTGCTGCCCGCGTCGCTGATCTGAGCCGCAACACCCAGAACATGCGCATCCAGCTCAACGCTTCGACGATCACGGGCAAGTTCCTCACGGATCTCCTGCAGGAGAATGCGAACTTCGACAACATCGACGCGCTGCATAATTTCTACCCACGCGAAGGAACGGGGCTTGCCGAGGCGACGCTCGTGCGCAAGACGGCGATGCTGCACAAGGCGGGCATCTCAGTCGGCGCTTTCGTGCCGTGTCATTTCCGCCGGCGCTCGCCGCTTCGCTGCGGCCTGCCGACGCTCGAAATGCACCGTGACTTCCCACTTTCCCTCGCCGCGCGGCATCTCGCCGCCATCGGCATGGATTCGATCTTCATCGGCGACTCCCTGCCGTCGCAAGGGGAGCTTGAAACGCTAGCCGTCATCAAGGAGAACTGCGTGACCATGCGCGCCGAGCTTTCGCTGCGCGAACCCGTGCAGGAGGATCTTCTCGCGCACGTCTTCACTGCAAGGCTCGACGAGGCGCGTGACGCCGTGCGTGCGCAGGAGAGCCGCGCCCTGCTCAAGGAGATGGGAAAAGACATCCTGCCGCAAAACCAAAAGATGCGCCCCTATGGCGCCATTACGCTCGACAACAAGGACTACGGCAGGTACATGGGCGAACTGCAGATCATCAAGCACCCGCAGCCCGCCGATGCCCGCGTCAACGTTGCGGCGCTCATTCCCGAGGAGGAGCAGTTCCTCATCAACTACATCATTCCCGGCAAGAAATTCTCCTTTCATCTCGATGATGAATAG
- a CDS encoding endonuclease MutS2: MEKETLDTLEYDKIRAMLEAKAGSVLGKEKARAVLPSGDFAEVEELLRETEEAVRLSAFSSPPMGGVFDIRESLAKAERGAVLDLGDFTDLLSTMRAMRAVKRFFKEVEMDLPLIKEQAKGIEILGQLERRLENSVDEHGNLLDDASVELSRIRRELRSGRRRAKEQMEAILHRTEYQKFFQDAIITQRAERNVIPIKQEYRQSFPGIVHDQSASGATLFIEPMALVDLNNDLKQLALAEKTEVQRLLRLLSQEVGKNGSVLEGNCAILASLDFIFARAKLAADMQATRPAINREGRTKLVAARHPLIDAAKVVPIDIALGESYRMLLITGPNTGGKTVSLKTIGLFALMVQSGCYIPAAAGSEISVYTNVYTVIGDEQSIEQSLSTFSAHMSHLVKLLECVEGTDLLLLDEIGAGTDPEEGAALAMAILEQFLARGASTIVTTHYSELKTFAFTREGIENACVEFDVETLRPTYRLLTGMPGASNAFAISRRLGLSEAAILRAQQFIKADHAQFEKVVNQLESEKLMYEQRNADIMERQQRVAKLEEKTQALKDEIREKKEQMLKKARQESANLVRRTRREAEEIIKSLKAQFDDLGIESRRRAMQEAREKLQEAAERSRTGLLPGKAYKEKIDMQKLAVGDVVYVRKLDQKATVLKIQGANIGVQLGNLKTYVKAGDCRFVERARKEQSAAKGSSRTKGAGALLQKTANLHREIDVRGLMVDEAEQVLGKFLDDAVVGGLGQVLIIHGKGTGALRKGIHDYLKHHKSVARFNFADISEGGTGATLVDLQ, translated from the coding sequence ATGGAAAAGGAAACACTCGACACGCTTGAGTACGACAAGATTCGCGCGATGCTGGAAGCGAAGGCAGGCTCCGTCCTCGGCAAGGAGAAGGCACGAGCCGTCCTTCCGTCGGGCGATTTTGCTGAGGTAGAGGAGCTTCTGCGCGAGACGGAGGAGGCGGTTCGCCTCTCGGCTTTTTCCTCGCCGCCCATGGGCGGAGTCTTCGACATCCGCGAGTCTCTGGCAAAGGCCGAGCGCGGCGCCGTGCTCGACCTCGGCGATTTTACCGATCTTCTGAGCACGATGCGCGCGATGCGAGCCGTCAAGCGCTTCTTCAAAGAAGTGGAGATGGACTTGCCGCTCATCAAGGAGCAGGCAAAGGGCATCGAGATTCTCGGGCAGTTGGAACGCAGGCTGGAAAACAGCGTCGACGAGCACGGCAATTTGCTCGACGACGCGAGCGTCGAGCTTTCGCGTATACGGCGTGAATTGCGCTCAGGCAGACGCAGGGCGAAGGAGCAGATGGAAGCCATCCTGCACCGCACGGAGTATCAGAAATTCTTTCAGGACGCCATCATCACACAGCGTGCGGAGCGAAATGTCATACCGATCAAACAGGAGTATCGCCAGAGCTTTCCAGGCATCGTCCACGACCAGTCGGCGAGCGGCGCGACGCTTTTCATCGAACCGATGGCTCTCGTCGATCTCAACAACGATCTCAAGCAGCTTGCGCTCGCAGAGAAGACCGAGGTGCAGCGCCTCCTGCGCCTTCTCTCGCAGGAGGTCGGCAAGAACGGCAGTGTTCTCGAAGGGAATTGTGCCATACTCGCCTCTCTTGACTTCATCTTCGCGCGGGCGAAGCTTGCAGCCGATATGCAGGCGACGCGCCCTGCGATCAATCGCGAGGGAAGGACGAAGCTCGTCGCCGCGCGTCATCCGCTGATCGATGCGGCAAAGGTCGTGCCCATTGACATCGCGCTTGGAGAATCGTATCGCATGCTGCTTATCACAGGACCAAATACGGGCGGCAAGACGGTCAGCCTGAAGACGATCGGCCTCTTTGCGCTCATGGTACAGTCGGGCTGCTACATCCCTGCCGCCGCAGGATCTGAGATTTCTGTATATACGAATGTCTATACGGTCATCGGCGACGAGCAGAGCATAGAGCAGAGCCTCAGCACATTTTCCGCGCACATGTCGCATTTGGTCAAACTCTTGGAATGTGTCGAGGGCACGGATCTCCTGCTGCTCGATGAGATCGGCGCGGGAACCGACCCCGAGGAAGGGGCGGCTCTCGCCATGGCGATCCTTGAGCAGTTCCTCGCACGCGGCGCCTCGACGATCGTGACGACGCATTACTCGGAGCTGAAGACGTTCGCTTTTACGCGCGAGGGCATCGAAAATGCCTGTGTGGAATTCGATGTCGAGACGCTGCGCCCGACGTACCGTCTGCTGACGGGGATGCCGGGCGCAAGCAACGCCTTTGCTATCAGCCGCCGCCTCGGCCTTTCGGAGGCGGCAATCCTGCGTGCACAGCAATTCATCAAGGCCGATCATGCACAATTCGAGAAGGTCGTGAACCAGCTCGAAAGCGAAAAGCTCATGTACGAGCAGAGGAACGCCGACATCATGGAAAGGCAGCAGCGCGTGGCGAAGCTTGAGGAAAAGACGCAGGCGCTGAAGGATGAGATTCGCGAGAAGAAGGAGCAGATGCTCAAGAAGGCGAGGCAGGAGAGCGCAAATCTCGTGCGACGCACGCGACGTGAGGCGGAGGAGATCATCAAGAGCCTCAAGGCGCAGTTCGATGACCTCGGCATAGAGAGCCGCCGCCGCGCCATGCAAGAGGCGCGGGAGAAACTGCAGGAAGCGGCGGAGCGTTCGCGCACGGGACTCCTCCCCGGCAAGGCGTACAAAGAGAAGATTGACATGCAGAAGCTCGCTGTCGGCGATGTCGTCTATGTGCGAAAGCTCGACCAAAAGGCGACGGTGCTCAAGATTCAGGGCGCAAATATCGGGGTGCAGCTCGGCAATCTCAAGACGTATGTCAAGGCGGGAGACTGCCGCTTTGTCGAACGTGCGAGGAAGGAGCAGTCCGCCGCGAAAGGAAGCAGCCGCACGAAGGGGGCGGGTGCGCTTCTGCAGAAGACGGCGAACCTGCATCGTGAGATCGATGTGCGTGGACTCATGGTCGACGAGGCGGAGCAAGTGCTCGGTAAGTTCCTCGACGATGCCGTCGTCGGCGGACTCGGCCAGGTGCTCATCATCCACGGCAAGGGGACGGGAGCACTCAGAAAGGGCATCCACGATTATCTCAAGCATCACAAGAGCGTCGCCCGCTTCAACTTCGCCGACATCAGCGAGGGCGGTACGGGCGCGACGCTCGTCGATTTGCAGTGA
- a CDS encoding epoxyqueuosine reductase QueH, with protein sequence MSLKLLLHMCCGPCSCYPVKKLRQDGIEPVGYFFNPNIHPYKEWDMRLKTAKEFAAKVELEIRTDENYMLRDFLQRALLAERLPNGRCRMCYTWRLGEAARYASENGFEAFTSTLFYSIHQQHDLMRETAEFFARKYDIEFYYEDFRPGWQEGIDISHELELYRQPYCGCIFSEEERYSKAIRKERKKQAKARKLALQMQEQELELEAVQAAE encoded by the coding sequence ATGAGCTTAAAACTTTTGCTCCATATGTGCTGCGGGCCATGCTCGTGCTATCCTGTCAAGAAACTTCGGCAGGACGGCATTGAGCCTGTTGGCTACTTCTTCAATCCTAATATCCACCCGTACAAAGAATGGGATATGCGTCTGAAGACAGCAAAGGAATTTGCCGCCAAGGTGGAGCTGGAAATACGGACGGACGAAAATTACATGCTGCGCGACTTCTTGCAGCGTGCGCTCTTAGCCGAGCGTCTGCCCAACGGCCGCTGCCGCATGTGTTATACATGGCGTTTGGGAGAGGCGGCGCGCTATGCGAGCGAGAATGGCTTTGAGGCATTTACGAGCACGCTTTTCTACAGCATTCATCAGCAGCATGATCTCATGCGCGAGACAGCGGAGTTCTTCGCTCGCAAATACGACATTGAATTTTATTACGAGGACTTCCGCCCGGGCTGGCAGGAAGGCATCGACATCAGTCACGAGTTGGAACTCTACCGTCAGCCGTACTGCGGCTGCATCTTCAGTGAAGAGGAGCGCTACAGCAAAGCGATCCGCAAGGAAAGGAAGAAGCAGGCAAAGGCGAGGAAGCTGGCGCTGCAGATGCAGGAGCAGGAGCTGGAGCTAGAGGCAGTTCAAGCCGCAGAATGA
- the ruvB gene encoding Holliday junction branch migration DNA helicase RuvB: MEGRIIAQDERTEDTWQYSLRPRKLAEYIGQKKAKENLKVFVQAALNRGEALDHVLLYGPPGLGKTTLAGIIANELGVNFRITSGPAIERSGDLAALLTNLGERDVLFIDEIHRLSRSVEEVLYSAMEDFALDIIIGKGPSARSIRLDIAPFTLVGATTKAGALAAPLRDRFGVISRLEYYEPSELMHIIERAAEILQISIERSGAEKIAHRSRGTPRVANRLLKRVRDFAQVEGAAAITAAIADAALDRLEVDRIGLDHTDRRMLLTMIQKFAGGPVGLETLAAAISEESDTIEDVYEPYLLQLGFINRTPRGRIVTRAAYEHLGIPYVEEGK, encoded by the coding sequence ATGGAAGGGCGCATCATTGCGCAGGACGAACGGACAGAGGACACATGGCAGTACAGCCTGCGCCCGCGAAAGCTCGCTGAGTACATCGGGCAGAAGAAGGCAAAGGAAAATCTCAAGGTATTCGTGCAGGCGGCATTGAATCGCGGTGAGGCGCTCGACCATGTGCTGCTCTATGGGCCGCCCGGCCTCGGCAAGACGACGCTCGCAGGCATCATCGCCAACGAGCTGGGCGTGAACTTCCGCATCACATCGGGGCCTGCCATCGAGCGCTCAGGCGATCTCGCGGCGCTCCTGACGAATCTCGGCGAGCGCGATGTGCTCTTTATTGATGAGATACACAGGCTTTCCAGAAGCGTCGAGGAGGTGCTGTACTCAGCGATGGAGGACTTCGCGCTCGATATCATCATCGGCAAGGGGCCGAGTGCACGCTCCATCCGTCTTGACATCGCGCCATTCACACTGGTCGGCGCGACGACGAAGGCAGGGGCGCTTGCCGCTCCTCTGCGCGATCGCTTCGGCGTGATCTCGCGTCTGGAGTATTACGAGCCGTCTGAACTCATGCATATCATTGAGCGTGCGGCTGAGATCCTGCAGATTTCCATCGAAAGGAGTGGGGCGGAGAAGATCGCACACCGTTCGCGCGGCACGCCGCGCGTCGCGAACCGCTTGCTGAAGCGCGTGCGCGACTTCGCACAGGTCGAAGGAGCCGCGGCGATCACCGCTGCAATCGCTGACGCGGCTCTCGATCGACTGGAAGTCGACCGCATCGGTCTCGACCATACGGATCGCCGCATGCTCTTGACGATGATTCAAAAGTTCGCGGGTGGGCCAGTGGGACTCGAAACCCTGGCAGCTGCCATCAGCGAGGAGAGCGACACGATCGAGGACGTCTACGAACCTTATCTCTTGCAGCTCGGTTTCATCAATCGCACGCCGCGCGGCCGCATCGTAACGCGCGCCGCCTATGAGCATCTCGGCATACCCTATGTGGAGGAAGGAAAATGA
- the ruvA gene encoding Holliday junction branch migration protein RuvA, with protein MIGFLRGKVARLSLDFCFLDVAGVGYRVFISGATHGRLHMGEEVTLFTHLAVREDAMTLYGFFSEEEYELFQMLISVTGIGPKAALGILSNITPENLCLAVRNKKADILTKAPGIGKKSAERIILELKDKMKGFMTEHEAIVEEGLLEEPVEDTMLAEAGAALLSLGYTQAEFTPILRRAKDCKDAEALIRFALKEFAQHR; from the coding sequence ATGATCGGTTTCCTGCGGGGAAAGGTCGCGCGCCTTTCCCTTGATTTTTGCTTTCTTGACGTTGCAGGCGTCGGCTACCGCGTCTTCATTTCGGGCGCGACGCATGGTCGCCTGCACATGGGCGAAGAAGTGACGCTCTTCACGCATCTTGCCGTGCGCGAGGACGCCATGACGCTCTACGGCTTCTTTTCTGAGGAGGAGTACGAGCTTTTTCAAATGCTCATCTCCGTCACGGGAATCGGTCCCAAGGCGGCGCTTGGCATCTTATCGAACATCACGCCAGAGAACCTCTGTCTTGCCGTAAGGAATAAGAAGGCGGACATTTTAACGAAGGCTCCAGGAATTGGCAAGAAGTCGGCGGAACGCATCATCTTGGAACTCAAGGACAAGATGAAGGGATTTATGACGGAGCACGAAGCGATTGTCGAGGAAGGCTTGCTCGAAGAGCCTGTCGAAGATACGATGCTTGCCGAGGCGGGCGCCGCGCTCCTCTCGCTCGGCTACACGCAGGCGGAGTTCACGCCGATCCTGCGGCGTGCCAAGGACTGCAAGGACGCTGAGGCGCTGATTCGTTTTGCGTTGAAGGAGTTTGCCCAACATCGCTGA
- the tyrS gene encoding tyrosine--tRNA ligase produces MANVFDVLKERGFIAQCTDEEGVRELLGKESVTFYTGFDPTADSLHVGHFLGLMAMSHMQRAGHRPVCLVGGGTGTVGDPSGRTDMRRMLTDSDIEHNCDCFKKQIARFIDFSEGKALMVDNGDWLRKLNYIELLREVGAHFTVNRMLAAEAYKTRWEKGLTFLEFNYMVMQAYDFLELSHRCDCKLQMGGDDQWSNIIAGVELIRRKEAKPAYGLTFTLLTKSDGQKMGKTAGGALWLDAEKTSPYDFYQYWRNIDDADVEKCLALLTFLPMEEVRRLGALRDAAINEAKTVLAYEVTKLVHGEAEAKKAKEGAEAMFGGGAASAELPTFTLTAEEMGAKLLDILAKNGVFPSKSEGRRLISQGGVTLNDARVTDADYRLQEEDFSGGTALVKKGKKKHYRLVKA; encoded by the coding sequence TTGGCAAATGTTTTTGATGTTTTGAAAGAGCGCGGTTTCATCGCTCAATGCACAGATGAAGAAGGAGTGCGCGAACTGCTCGGCAAAGAGAGCGTGACCTTCTACACAGGGTTCGACCCGACGGCGGACAGTCTTCATGTTGGACATTTCCTCGGACTCATGGCGATGTCGCACATGCAGCGTGCCGGGCATCGTCCCGTGTGCCTCGTGGGCGGCGGCACGGGAACGGTCGGCGATCCTTCGGGGCGCACGGATATGCGCAGGATGCTGACAGACTCTGATATCGAGCACAACTGCGACTGCTTCAAGAAGCAGATCGCGCGTTTCATCGACTTTTCTGAGGGCAAGGCGCTGATGGTCGACAACGGCGATTGGCTGAGGAAGCTCAACTACATCGAACTTCTGCGCGAGGTTGGGGCGCATTTCACCGTGAACCGCATGTTGGCTGCTGAAGCCTACAAAACGCGTTGGGAGAAGGGGCTGACCTTCCTCGAATTCAACTACATGGTCATGCAGGCCTACGACTTTCTGGAACTCAGTCACCGCTGCGACTGTAAACTGCAGATGGGCGGCGACGATCAGTGGTCGAACATCATCGCGGGTGTCGAGCTGATCCGCAGGAAGGAAGCGAAACCCGCCTACGGACTGACCTTCACGCTTCTCACGAAGAGCGACGGTCAGAAGATGGGCAAGACGGCGGGCGGCGCCCTTTGGCTCGACGCCGAAAAGACATCGCCGTACGATTTCTACCAGTACTGGCGCAACATTGACGATGCCGACGTTGAAAAATGTCTTGCGCTCTTGACATTCCTGCCGATGGAAGAGGTGCGCCGCTTGGGCGCGCTCAGGGATGCGGCAATCAACGAGGCGAAGACGGTGCTCGCCTACGAGGTCACGAAGCTTGTGCATGGAGAGGCGGAAGCGAAGAAGGCGAAGGAGGGAGCCGAGGCGATGTTCGGCGGCGGCGCGGCATCCGCAGAGCTGCCGACGTTCACACTGACCGCCGAGGAGATGGGCGCGAAGCTCCTTGACATCCTCGCAAAGAACGGCGTTTTCCCTTCAAAGAGCGAAGGCAGGCGCCTCATCTCGCAAGGCGGCGTCACGCTCAACGATGCGCGGGTCACGGATGCCGATTATCGTCTGCAGGAGGAGGATTTCTCCGGCGGCACGGCGCTCGTCAAGAAGGGCAAGAAGAAGCATTATCGGCTTGTAAAAGCTTGA
- a CDS encoding YebC/PmpR family DNA-binding transcriptional regulator — MSGHSKWANIKRKKGANDAIRGKITTKIGREITIAVRMGGGDPTGNMRLKLALSKAKANNIPKDNIQRAIQKGLGAAEGSNYEELTYEGYGPAGSAIMLDILTDNRNRSAADVRHIFSKYGGNLGETGCVGWMFKQKAVFIVEKETFEDEDELMGIVLDAGAEDFKAEDDVFEITADPADYDAIEAALGEKGIETASAEITMVPDTTVKLEGKDAEKMQNLIDALEENDDVQNVYSNYEFDEE; from the coding sequence ATGTCAGGACATTCCAAATGGGCGAACATCAAGAGGAAAAAGGGCGCGAATGATGCGATTCGCGGCAAGATCACGACGAAGATCGGCAGGGAGATCACCATCGCCGTGCGCATGGGCGGCGGCGATCCGACGGGAAATATGCGACTGAAGCTCGCGCTTTCCAAAGCGAAGGCGAACAACATTCCCAAGGACAACATCCAGCGCGCCATACAGAAGGGGCTTGGCGCTGCCGAGGGAAGCAACTATGAGGAACTGACCTACGAAGGCTACGGGCCGGCGGGCTCCGCCATCATGCTCGACATCCTGACGGACAATCGCAACCGCAGCGCCGCTGATGTGCGCCACATCTTCTCGAAGTACGGCGGCAATCTCGGCGAAACGGGCTGCGTTGGCTGGATGTTCAAGCAGAAGGCCGTGTTCATCGTGGAGAAGGAGACATTCGAGGACGAGGATGAACTCATGGGCATCGTGCTCGATGCGGGCGCGGAGGACTTCAAAGCGGAGGACGACGTCTTCGAAATTACGGCTGATCCCGCTGACTATGACGCGATCGAGGCGGCGCTCGGCGAGAAGGGAATCGAGACGGCATCGGCGGAGATCACGATGGTTCCCGATACGACTGTCAAGCTTGAGGGCAAGGATGCGGAAAAGATGCAGAATCTCATCGATGCCCTTGAGGAAAACGATGATGTGCAGAATGTCTACAGCAACTATGAGTTTGATGAAGAGTAA
- a CDS encoding transglycosylase domain-containing protein: MEKRTDATRASRQQLQRRLAPKSNPKPPPKKKSRGGNIVRALVGFLILVFVMLVGIGCGFLTASMNTKENLVEDIRPPASSHIYDINGNEIANVHATENREPVKLAQIPKNLQNAFVAVEDNRFYEHMGVDPRGILRAVYANVTGRTISEGGSTITQQLAKNAYLTQDRTLKRKVQEVFLALQIERQYTKQEILELYLNQIYFGQGAYGVQAAAKTYFGKNVEDLDLNECAMLAGIPKSPNYYSPFNNFNAAQERKEVVLDQMEKYGYINHATARKTTEEKPTLANKTQAKDTTGAYFIDYITQKVIDRYGADAIYKEGLKIYTTIDMTMQKAAEEAAHTVAVQRTDGNGVQQPQMALVAIDPHTGYIKAMVGGRGTDQFNRATMAERQPGSSFKPFVFAAALEANYSPDTIIDDSPIKIGGWSPKNYSGNYSGKVTLRTVARYSLNVPTVKIAQKLGIEKPIYYAQEMGITTLVLDGERNDKNFSTALGGLTKGVTPLELTSAYGTFANKGIHVEPVAIIKILDRNGKVLEQAELKQKSVIKESSAAALTSMLQDVVQHGTGTRANIGRPAAGKTGTTDNYHDAWFVGYTPDLVAGVWIGNDDNTSMGVMSGGMAPAEMWKAFMQKVVAGTPAKNFDGVSYTAGSASEIKDEKSAKDEKHTDKKEKNAKDAKNGKDARDVPRPEAGGRTMGDGAPQSDSTPSQQPSLPEPGGGPEPGAGVSKGRD; this comes from the coding sequence ATGGAAAAACGTACCGATGCGACGCGCGCCTCACGGCAGCAACTGCAGAGACGTCTGGCACCGAAGTCGAATCCGAAGCCGCCGCCGAAGAAGAAAAGCCGCGGCGGCAATATTGTGCGCGCTCTCGTGGGTTTCCTCATCCTTGTTTTCGTCATGCTCGTCGGCATCGGCTGCGGCTTTTTGACGGCGAGCATGAATACGAAAGAAAATCTCGTTGAGGACATCCGTCCGCCGGCGTCGTCTCATATCTATGACATCAACGGCAACGAAATCGCCAATGTTCATGCAACAGAGAACCGTGAGCCGGTAAAGCTCGCGCAGATTCCGAAAAATCTGCAGAATGCTTTCGTCGCAGTCGAGGACAACCGCTTCTATGAGCACATGGGCGTCGACCCGCGCGGCATTCTGCGCGCCGTCTATGCCAACGTCACGGGCAGGACGATCTCCGAGGGCGGTTCGACGATCACGCAGCAGCTCGCCAAAAATGCTTACCTGACGCAGGATCGGACGCTCAAGCGCAAGGTACAGGAAGTGTTCCTTGCCCTGCAGATCGAGCGCCAGTATACGAAGCAGGAGATCTTGGAGCTTTATCTGAACCAGATCTACTTCGGACAGGGCGCTTATGGCGTGCAGGCGGCGGCGAAGACGTACTTCGGCAAGAACGTCGAGGATCTTGATCTCAATGAATGTGCGATGCTTGCGGGCATACCGAAGAGTCCCAACTACTATTCGCCGTTTAACAACTTCAACGCCGCACAGGAACGCAAGGAAGTCGTGCTCGATCAGATGGAAAAGTACGGCTACATCAACCATGCGACGGCGCGCAAGACGACGGAAGAGAAGCCGACGCTTGCCAATAAGACACAGGCGAAGGATACGACGGGCGCGTACTTCATCGACTATATCACGCAGAAGGTCATTGATCGATACGGCGCCGATGCCATCTATAAGGAAGGCTTGAAGATCTACACGACGATCGACATGACGATGCAGAAGGCAGCGGAAGAGGCCGCGCATACCGTGGCCGTACAGCGCACGGATGGCAATGGAGTGCAGCAGCCGCAGATGGCGCTCGTCGCCATCGATCCGCACACGGGCTACATCAAGGCGATGGTCGGCGGCCGAGGCACGGATCAGTTCAATCGCGCGACGATGGCGGAGCGTCAGCCAGGCTCGTCGTTCAAGCCCTTCGTCTTTGCAGCGGCGCTTGAGGCGAATTATTCTCCCGATACTATCATTGACGACAGCCCGATCAAGATCGGTGGCTGGTCGCCGAAGAATTATAGCGGCAATTACAGCGGCAAGGTGACACTGCGCACGGTGGCGCGCTACTCGCTCAACGTGCCTACGGTCAAGATTGCACAGAAGCTCGGCATAGAAAAGCCGATTTACTATGCGCAGGAGATGGGCATAACGACTCTTGTGCTTGACGGTGAGCGCAACGACAAGAACTTCTCGACAGCGCTCGGCGGACTCACGAAGGGCGTGACGCCTCTGGAACTGACGAGCGCTTACGGGACGTTTGCAAACAAGGGCATACACGTCGAGCCTGTCGCCATCATTAAGATTCTCGACCGCAACGGCAAGGTTCTTGAACAGGCGGAGCTTAAGCAAAAGAGCGTCATCAAGGAAAGCAGTGCAGCGGCGTTGACGAGCATGCTGCAGGATGTCGTGCAGCATGGTACGGGAACGCGTGCGAATATCGGACGTCCTGCCGCAGGCAAGACTGGTACGACGGACAACTATCACGATGCGTGGTTCGTCGGCTACACGCCCGATCTCGTGGCTGGCGTGTGGATCGGCAACGACGACAACACGTCGATGGGCGTGATGTCAGGCGGCATGGCACCAGCAGAAATGTGGAAGGCATTCATGCAAAAGGTTGTCGCGGGCACACCTGCAAAGAACTTTGACGGTGTTTCATATACCGCAGGAAGTGCCAGCGAGATTAAGGACGAAAAATCTGCGAAGGACGAGAAGCATACAGATAAGAAGGAAAAGAATGCCAAGGATGCGAAAAACGGCAAGGATGCCAGGGATGTGCCAAGGCCCGAGGCAGGTGGCAGAACTATGGGAGACGGCGCACCGCAGTCCGATTCCACGCCCTCGCAGCAGCCGTCGCTCCCTGAACCAGGTGGCGGTCCTGAGCCGGGCGCAGGCGTTTCCAAGGGCAGGGATTGA